The sequence GAGCCTCTTCGCTTTCGCAGCGTCCCTCGTGGTCATCGGCCTTGGGCTGACCGGCTGGTGGGCATCCTTGAAATACGACCGCTGAGATCCCTTTCCCCCATCACTCCCATGCCTTCCCCACTCTTCTGGATCTTCGCCCTGCTGATGCTGATCGGCGGCGTGGCCGTCCTCTGCTTCCGCAACCCGGTCTCGAGCGCGCTGTCGATGGTGGTGTCGTTCGTCGGCATCGCCGGCCTGTTCGTCGGGTTGGACGCCTACTTCACCGGCATCATCCAGATCCTGGTCTACGCGGGCGCGATCATGGTGTTGTTCCTGTTCATCATCATGCTGCTGGACCTCAAGGACGAGGTGAAGCGCAAGACGCGGATCGCGCCGATCGCTGCCGGGCTGGTGCTGGTGCTGGCCTTCGTCATCCAACTCGCGGGCGTGCTTTCCAGCACTCCGGACGTGCAGGCCCATAAGCTCGATCTCGCCAAGGGCGCTGCTTACTACGCGGAGCAAAAGAGCCCGAAGATCGCCGAGTCGCTCGCCCCGCAGGACCCGACC comes from Luteolibacter sp. LG18 and encodes:
- a CDS encoding NADH-quinone oxidoreductase subunit J produces the protein MPSPLFWIFALLMLIGGVAVLCFRNPVSSALSMVVSFVGIAGLFVGLDAYFTGIIQILVYAGAIMVLFLFIIMLLDLKDEVKRKTRIAPIAAGLVLVLAFVIQLAGVLSSTPDVQAHKLDLAKGAAYYAEQKSPKIAESLAPQDPTKPAKLPDVHIVGQTLFTGYNLPLQILGVLLLVSTVGVVVLSKRQTT